From Angustibacter sp. Root456, the proteins below share one genomic window:
- a CDS encoding rod shape-determining protein has product MSSLSFIGRDMAVDLGTANTLVYVRGRGVVLDEPSVVAIDEHTGRLVAVGAEAKRMIGRTPGYVRAIRPLKDGVISDADTTERMLRYFIHKVHKRSRFARPRIVICVPSGITGVERRAVEDAASHAGARRVYIIEEPMAAAIGAGLPIEEPTGNMVVDIGGGTTEVAVISLGGIVTAQSIRVAGDELDNAIIQYVKKEYSLMLGERSAEEIKMSIGSAFPLSDEPTAEIRGRDLVSGLPKTITVGAEEIRKAIEEPVNAIVDAVKSTLDKCPPELSGDIMDRGIVLTGGGAALRGLDERLRHETGMPIHVADEPLMSVALGSGRCVEDFDALQRVLVPERRL; this is encoded by the coding sequence ATGAGCAGCCTGTCTTTCATCGGCCGAGACATGGCCGTCGACCTCGGCACCGCCAACACCCTCGTGTACGTGCGCGGTCGCGGTGTGGTGCTCGACGAGCCGAGCGTCGTCGCCATCGACGAGCACACCGGACGCCTCGTGGCGGTGGGCGCCGAGGCCAAGCGCATGATCGGTCGCACCCCGGGCTACGTGCGCGCGATCCGGCCCCTCAAGGACGGCGTGATCAGCGACGCCGACACCACCGAGCGCATGCTGCGCTACTTCATCCACAAGGTGCACAAGCGCTCGCGCTTCGCTCGCCCGCGCATCGTCATCTGCGTGCCGAGCGGGATCACCGGCGTCGAGCGGCGGGCCGTCGAGGACGCCGCCAGCCATGCGGGCGCCCGGCGGGTCTACATCATCGAGGAGCCGATGGCCGCGGCGATCGGCGCGGGCCTGCCCATCGAGGAGCCCACCGGCAACATGGTCGTCGACATCGGTGGCGGCACCACCGAGGTCGCGGTGATCAGCCTCGGCGGCATCGTCACCGCCCAGTCGATCCGCGTCGCCGGCGACGAGCTCGACAACGCGATCATCCAGTACGTGAAGAAGGAGTACTCGCTCATGCTCGGCGAGCGCTCCGCCGAGGAGATCAAGATGAGCATCGGCTCGGCGTTCCCGCTGAGCGACGAGCCCACGGCCGAGATCCGCGGCCGCGACCTGGTGAGCGGCCTGCCCAAGACCATCACGGTGGGCGCCGAGGAGATCCGCAAGGCCATCGAGGAGCCGGTCAACGCGATCGTCGACGCCGTGAAGTCCACGCTCGACAAGTGCCCGCCGGAGCTGTCGGGCGACATCATGGACCGCGGCATCGTGCTCACCGGTGGTGGCGCCGCGCTGCGTGGGCTCGACGAGCGCCTGCGGCACGAGACCGGCATGCCGATCCACGTGGCCGACGAGCCGCTGATGTCGGTGGCCCTGGGCTCTGGCCGCTGCGTCGAGGACTTCGACGCGCTGCAGCGGGTGCTCGTGCCCGAACGGCGCCTGTGA
- the mrdA gene encoding penicillin-binding protein 2, with protein sequence MKSNVRLLAVAVFVLSLMVTLVARLFTVQVVGADGYRAAAATNREREIITPAVRGLVLDDRGRPLISNRSALVVSVSRTELLNSDDEGRALLHRLADVLGLPFETVWGRTQLCGTPGAPKAPVCFNGAPYQPVPVAEDVPARVALQIMERSEDFPGVSAELQAVRTIPEPFGVQAAHLLGYLGPVTDEELKASSQAARDGRTELQRTDRVGRAGLEAQYDTALRGTPGVTTVGVDIRGRVTGTLSQVDPDAGNHLVTSIDAKVQAATERALRDGIRAARTRQDPGGRGRLKADSGAAVVMDVRTGQIVAMASWPSYDPRVWLGGITDRELARLSDEKAGTPLVSRATQGLFPPASTFKVVSLPAAVQHGFDLHGTYDCGSSYQVGNRAFHNYESEAYGRIDLHKAIVVSCDTIFYQFAYKTWLRLGGSKAKSDARDPFVNMATAFGLGKPTGIDLPGDSAGRIPDRAWKQSYWESTKDYYCGKARTGFPEVAGKDPSRARFLTQLAKENCADGNVFRAGDEANFSIGQGDVSVTPLQMVRVYAAIANGGTLWTPHVGKAVVSPSGKVVQRIAPHAAAKVPVRPDVLKFLRSALRGVVTSGTGRGAFAGFPVAVAGKTGTGEVYGKQATAWFSSFAPADHPQYAVSVVVSQGGTGASTAAPIVRAIYAAIYGVRGSKIVPSAAALPGGRPPASLPRIRPDGTIVTPEGVVPATEGLPDPRGRR encoded by the coding sequence GTGAAGAGCAACGTGCGACTGCTGGCTGTCGCGGTGTTCGTGCTGTCGCTCATGGTGACGCTCGTCGCGCGGTTGTTCACGGTGCAGGTCGTGGGCGCCGACGGCTACCGCGCCGCGGCGGCCACCAACCGCGAGCGCGAGATCATCACGCCCGCCGTGCGCGGCCTGGTGCTCGACGACCGCGGCCGGCCCCTCATCTCCAACCGCTCGGCGCTCGTGGTGTCGGTGAGCCGCACCGAGCTGCTCAACAGCGACGACGAGGGGCGCGCGCTGCTGCACCGGCTCGCCGACGTGCTCGGGCTGCCGTTCGAGACCGTGTGGGGGCGCACGCAGCTGTGCGGCACCCCCGGGGCGCCGAAGGCACCGGTGTGCTTCAACGGCGCGCCGTACCAGCCGGTGCCGGTTGCCGAGGACGTCCCCGCGCGCGTCGCGCTGCAGATCATGGAGCGCAGCGAGGACTTCCCGGGGGTGAGCGCCGAGCTGCAGGCGGTGCGCACCATCCCGGAGCCGTTCGGTGTGCAGGCTGCGCACCTGCTCGGCTACCTCGGACCGGTGACCGACGAGGAGCTCAAGGCCAGCTCGCAGGCGGCTCGCGACGGGCGCACCGAGCTGCAACGCACCGACCGGGTCGGTCGAGCCGGGCTCGAGGCGCAGTACGACACCGCGCTGCGCGGGACGCCAGGGGTCACCACCGTGGGCGTCGACATCCGCGGCCGCGTGACGGGCACGCTCTCGCAGGTCGACCCGGACGCCGGCAACCACCTCGTCACGAGCATCGACGCCAAGGTGCAGGCGGCCACCGAACGCGCGCTGCGCGACGGCATCCGGGCCGCCCGCACGCGCCAGGACCCCGGTGGTCGCGGGCGGCTGAAGGCCGACTCCGGCGCCGCCGTCGTCATGGACGTGCGCACCGGGCAGATCGTCGCGATGGCCTCGTGGCCGTCGTACGACCCGCGCGTGTGGCTCGGCGGCATCACCGACCGCGAGCTCGCGCGCCTGTCGGACGAGAAGGCCGGGACCCCGCTGGTGTCGCGCGCGACGCAGGGGCTGTTCCCGCCGGCGTCGACGTTCAAGGTGGTGTCGCTGCCGGCGGCGGTGCAGCACGGCTTCGACCTGCACGGCACCTACGACTGCGGCAGCTCCTACCAGGTCGGCAACCGGGCCTTCCACAACTACGAGTCGGAGGCGTACGGGCGGATCGACCTGCACAAGGCGATCGTCGTGTCGTGCGACACGATCTTCTACCAGTTCGCCTACAAGACGTGGCTGCGGCTCGGTGGGTCGAAGGCGAAGAGCGACGCGCGCGACCCGTTCGTGAACATGGCGACGGCCTTCGGCCTCGGCAAGCCGACGGGCATCGACCTTCCCGGCGATTCCGCGGGGCGCATCCCCGACCGCGCGTGGAAGCAGTCGTACTGGGAGTCGACCAAGGACTACTACTGCGGCAAGGCCCGCACGGGCTTCCCGGAGGTGGCCGGCAAGGATCCCAGCCGGGCGCGCTTCCTCACCCAGCTGGCCAAGGAGAACTGCGCCGACGGCAACGTCTTCCGCGCTGGCGACGAGGCGAACTTCTCGATCGGGCAGGGCGACGTCAGCGTGACGCCGCTGCAGATGGTGCGCGTCTACGCCGCGATCGCCAACGGCGGCACCCTCTGGACGCCGCACGTCGGCAAGGCGGTCGTCTCGCCGTCCGGCAAGGTCGTGCAGCGCATCGCCCCGCACGCGGCGGCGAAGGTGCCGGTGCGGCCGGACGTCCTGAAGTTCCTGCGCAGCGCGCTGCGCGGTGTCGTGACGTCGGGCACCGGCCGGGGCGCGTTCGCCGGCTTCCCGGTCGCCGTCGCGGGCAAGACGGGCACCGGTGAGGTCTACGGCAAGCAGGCGACGGCGTGGTTCTCGTCGTTCGCCCCGGCGGACCACCCGCAGTACGCGGTGTCGGTGGTGGTGAGCCAGGGCGGCACGGGCGCCTCGACGGCGGCGCCGATCGTGCGCGCCATCTACGCCGCCATCTACGGCGTACGCGGGTCGAAGATCGTGCCGTCAGCCGCGGCCCTGCCGGGCGGGCGGCCTCCCGCGTCGCTGCCCCGCATCCGGCCCGACGGCACGATCGTGACGCCCGAGGGCGTCGTGCCGGCCACCGAGGGCCTGCCCGACCCGCGGGGACGTCGGTGA
- a CDS encoding folylpolyglutamate synthase/dihydrofolate synthase family protein: MTSEQPEVVSARLAEVEHAVLARTPEHHVDPSLDAIRALMDLMGEPQRAFPVVHITGTNGKTSTSRMIERLLRELGLRTGRFTSPHLTDIRERIAFDGEPISPERFVAAWDDVAPYLEIIDARAREAGEPLINYFQVLTAMAFSAFADAPVDVAVVEVGLGGTWDSTNVADGQVAVITPIGIDHERLLGSTVEQIATEKAGIIKPGAVAVLGTQKREAAEVLLHRAGEVGADVVVEGQQIGLLSREVAVGGQLVSVRGIGGDYEDLFLPLHGEHQAHNLVTAIAAVEAFVGGGTDRLDPEVVRVAVADMTSPGRMEVVRRSPTVVVDAAHNPAGAQVLAAAVDEAFSFRRLVGVVAVLSDKDPEGILAALEPVLDEVVVTRTSSSRAMNPDDLGEVAVEVFGEDRVHVVGRLPDALARAVDLAEQDGDLGVGVLATGSVTMAADVRTLLGVR, from the coding sequence GTGACGAGCGAGCAGCCCGAGGTCGTGTCCGCGCGGTTAGCGGAGGTCGAGCACGCGGTGCTGGCCCGCACGCCGGAGCACCACGTCGACCCGTCCCTCGACGCGATCCGCGCGCTCATGGACCTCATGGGCGAGCCGCAGCGGGCCTTCCCCGTCGTGCACATCACGGGCACGAACGGCAAGACGTCGACGTCGCGGATGATCGAGCGGCTGCTGCGCGAGCTCGGCCTGCGCACCGGCCGCTTCACCAGCCCGCACCTCACCGACATCCGAGAGCGCATCGCCTTCGACGGCGAGCCGATCAGTCCGGAGCGGTTCGTGGCGGCGTGGGACGACGTCGCGCCGTACCTCGAGATCATCGACGCCCGCGCGCGCGAGGCCGGTGAGCCGTTGATCAACTACTTCCAGGTGCTCACGGCCATGGCCTTCTCGGCGTTCGCGGACGCGCCCGTCGACGTGGCGGTGGTGGAGGTCGGCCTCGGCGGCACCTGGGACTCCACGAACGTCGCCGACGGTCAGGTCGCCGTCATCACGCCCATCGGTATCGACCACGAGCGGCTGCTCGGGTCGACGGTCGAGCAGATCGCCACCGAGAAGGCCGGGATCATCAAGCCCGGTGCCGTCGCCGTGCTCGGCACCCAGAAGCGCGAGGCCGCCGAGGTGCTGCTGCACCGGGCGGGCGAGGTCGGCGCCGACGTCGTGGTCGAGGGCCAGCAGATCGGGTTGCTGTCGCGCGAGGTGGCCGTGGGCGGCCAGCTGGTCAGCGTGCGGGGCATCGGCGGCGACTACGAGGACCTGTTCCTGCCGCTGCACGGCGAGCACCAGGCGCACAACCTCGTGACGGCGATCGCGGCCGTCGAGGCGTTCGTCGGCGGGGGCACCGACCGGCTCGACCCCGAGGTGGTGCGCGTGGCGGTGGCCGACATGACGTCGCCAGGCCGGATGGAGGTCGTGCGGCGCAGCCCCACGGTGGTGGTCGACGCGGCGCACAACCCGGCCGGGGCGCAGGTGCTCGCGGCGGCGGTGGACGAGGCGTTCAGCTTCCGACGGCTGGTGGGTGTCGTGGCCGTGCTGTCCGACAAGGACCCGGAGGGCATCCTGGCCGCGCTGGAGCCGGTGCTCGACGAGGTGGTCGTGACCCGCACGTCGTCGTCGCGGGCGATGAACCCCGACGACCTCGGCGAGGTGGCGGTGGAGGTGTTCGGTGAGGACCGCGTCCACGTGGTCGGCCGGCTGCCCGACGCGCTGGCCCGCGCGGTCGACCTCGCCGAGCAGGACGGCGACCTCGGCGTCGGGGTGCTGGCCACGGGCTCGGTGACGATGGCGGCCGACGTCCGGACGCTGTTGGGGGTGCGGTGA
- the ndk gene encoding nucleoside-diphosphate kinase, with amino-acid sequence MSTPDLERSLVLVKPDGVRRGLTGEVLRRVEAKGYVLVALDLRTPDRDTLARHYAEHEGKPFYEPLVEFMSSGPVAAVVIEGQRCVEGFRSLAGATEPTAAAPGTIRGDLGRDWGSAVQQNIVHGSDSPESAEREIAIWFPHLG; translated from the coding sequence GTGAGCACGCCCGACCTCGAGCGCAGCCTCGTCCTCGTCAAGCCGGACGGCGTCCGGCGCGGCCTCACCGGTGAGGTGCTGCGGCGCGTCGAGGCCAAGGGCTACGTCCTGGTGGCCCTCGACCTGCGCACTCCCGACCGCGACACGCTCGCCCGCCACTACGCCGAGCACGAGGGCAAGCCGTTCTACGAGCCGCTCGTGGAGTTCATGTCGTCCGGCCCGGTCGCCGCGGTCGTCATCGAGGGTCAGCGCTGCGTCGAGGGCTTCCGCTCGCTCGCCGGCGCCACCGAGCCCACGGCGGCCGCGCCGGGCACGATCCGCGGCGACCTCGGTCGTGACTGGGGGAGCGCCGTGCAGCAGAACATCGTGCACGGGTCGGACTCTCCTGAGTCGGCCGAGCGCGAGATCGCGATCTGGTTCCCGCACCTGGGCTGA
- the mreD gene encoding rod shape-determining protein MreD, whose translation MSSARVVLAAGLVVLARLVDVTVLARTHWPLATPDLTLLVVVALALLGGSRSGATVGLSAGLVADLTPPGAGLLGLTAVAYGLAGLVAGRYHRPGERSLVLLLVAAGAAAATSSVVKALAELAGGDSLARALETVVGGVGYAVVASLLVVPLVMVLDRWVEGEPAEVARL comes from the coding sequence GTGAGCTCGGCGCGCGTGGTGCTGGCGGCCGGTCTGGTGGTGCTGGCGCGGCTGGTCGACGTCACGGTGCTCGCTCGCACGCACTGGCCGCTGGCGACGCCCGACCTCACGCTGCTCGTGGTCGTGGCCCTCGCCCTGCTCGGTGGCAGCCGATCGGGTGCCACCGTCGGCCTGTCGGCGGGGCTGGTCGCCGACCTCACCCCGCCCGGCGCGGGCCTGCTCGGCCTCACCGCGGTGGCCTACGGACTGGCTGGCCTGGTCGCCGGCCGCTACCACCGCCCCGGTGAGCGCTCGCTGGTGCTGCTGCTCGTGGCCGCGGGGGCCGCGGCTGCGACGTCGTCCGTCGTCAAGGCGCTGGCCGAGCTGGCCGGCGGCGACTCGCTCGCTCGCGCGCTCGAGACGGTCGTCGGAGGTGTCGGCTACGCCGTCGTGGCCTCGCTGCTCGTCGTGCCGCTCGTGATGGTGCTCGATCGGTGGGTCGAGGGCGAGCCGGCGGAGGTGGCACGGCTGTGA
- the rodA gene encoding rod shape-determining protein RodA has product MSAFGLRDARTRRAREHGSVWVRLDWGLLVAALGLSLIGALLVWSATRRGSGDAVLVKHLVNLALGLVLGGAVALVDYRGLRAYSPVLYVASIAGLVAVLTPLGSTINGSHSWIVLPAGFSVQPSEFAKVALVVALPLLLAEKRDADDTPRHVDVALALVVAAVPMALVLLQPDLGSVLVLAALLVGVVASSGAPARWVVGLVLVGAVGVGVALTTDVLDTYQKDRLTAFADPTVDPRGIGYQTRQVRIAIGSGGVEGQGLFQGAQTQGGFVPYQQTDFVFSVAGEELGFIGAGGILLLQGFVLFRGLLVAYRAEELFGRLVAVGVVCWFTFQVFENVGMNLGIMPVTGLPLPFVSYGGSSMFASWLAIGLLQNVRLGMSARSA; this is encoded by the coding sequence GTGAGCGCCTTCGGCCTGCGCGACGCGCGCACCCGGCGCGCGCGCGAGCACGGGAGCGTGTGGGTGCGTCTTGACTGGGGCCTGCTCGTCGCCGCGCTCGGGTTGTCGCTGATCGGCGCGCTGCTGGTGTGGTCTGCGACGCGGCGCGGGTCCGGCGACGCCGTGCTGGTCAAGCACCTGGTGAACCTCGCGCTCGGGCTGGTGCTCGGCGGCGCCGTCGCCCTCGTCGACTACCGCGGACTGCGGGCGTACTCGCCGGTGCTGTACGTCGCCTCGATCGCCGGCCTGGTCGCCGTGCTGACGCCGCTCGGCTCCACGATCAACGGCTCGCACTCGTGGATCGTGCTGCCGGCTGGCTTCTCGGTGCAGCCGTCGGAGTTCGCGAAGGTCGCGCTCGTCGTGGCGCTGCCGCTGCTGCTCGCGGAGAAGCGCGACGCCGACGACACTCCCCGGCACGTCGACGTCGCGCTCGCGCTGGTGGTCGCGGCGGTGCCGATGGCGCTGGTGCTGCTGCAGCCCGACCTGGGCTCGGTGCTGGTGCTGGCGGCGCTGCTGGTCGGGGTCGTGGCGTCGTCCGGTGCGCCAGCGCGGTGGGTGGTGGGCCTCGTGCTCGTGGGTGCGGTGGGCGTGGGCGTGGCCCTCACGACCGACGTGCTCGACACCTACCAGAAGGACCGGCTGACGGCCTTCGCCGACCCCACGGTCGACCCGCGCGGCATCGGCTACCAGACCCGGCAGGTGCGCATCGCGATCGGCAGCGGTGGCGTCGAGGGGCAGGGGCTGTTCCAGGGCGCGCAGACCCAGGGCGGCTTCGTGCCCTACCAGCAGACCGACTTCGTCTTCTCCGTGGCCGGCGAGGAGCTGGGCTTCATCGGTGCCGGCGGGATCCTGCTGCTGCAGGGGTTCGTGCTCTTCCGCGGGTTGCTCGTCGCCTACCGCGCCGAGGAGCTCTTCGGGCGGCTGGTGGCGGTGGGGGTGGTGTGCTGGTTCACCTTCCAGGTGTTCGAGAACGTCGGCATGAACCTCGGGATCATGCCGGTGACCGGGCTGCCGCTGCCCTTCGTGTCGTACGGCGGGTCGTCGATGTTCGCGTCCTGGCTCGCGATCGGGCTGCTGCAGAACGTGCGTCTCGGCATGTCCGCTCGCTCCGCCTGA
- a CDS encoding aminotransferase class V-fold PLP-dependent enzyme: MVTDDVDAAATAQGDCPPDTPLLQRIRESIIGDDLTLPGPYGPRRVTYADYTASGRSLAFIEDFIRDEVLPRYANTHTESSGTGLQTTRLREDARRIVREAVGADDDCAVLFCGSGTTGAIDKLVAVLGLRIPSELDDRWHLSAQIPADQRPVVFIGPFEHHSNELPWRESVADVVTVPEDANGHIDLDRLAAELARYADRPLKIGSFSAASNVTGIVTDTHAVTRLLHEHGALAFWDFAAAAPYVEIEMTPDDDPAAAKDAIFLSPHKLIGGPGTPGVLVVRKSLLRNRVPAVVGGGTVAYVNPAEHVYLDSPEHREEAGTPAIVESIRAGLVFQLKQAVGIDVIRAHEEHFLRCAVRTWSQNPAIEILGNLDAERLSILSFVIRRPGGQYLHHNFVVAVLNDLFGIQSRGGCSCAGPYGHRLLGIDLERSHEFEQEISRGCEGIKPGWVRVNFNYFLSHAVFDYVVAAVDVVARDGWRLLPDYRFEPATGLWRHRGGPVEPPLRLGDLHYDTDGVLRYDSHAEHAPESTLQGYLDDARALLASRPEPDLTPGSGPDDEFDRLRWFELPAACTA, from the coding sequence ATGGTGACCGACGACGTCGACGCTGCAGCCACCGCGCAGGGCGACTGCCCGCCGGACACACCCCTGCTGCAGCGCATCCGCGAGTCCATCATCGGCGACGACCTCACCCTGCCCGGCCCCTACGGCCCCCGCCGGGTCACCTACGCCGACTACACCGCGAGCGGCCGCTCGCTGGCCTTCATCGAGGACTTCATCCGCGACGAGGTGCTCCCCCGCTACGCCAACACGCACACCGAGTCGTCGGGCACCGGGCTGCAGACGACCCGGCTGCGCGAGGACGCCCGACGCATCGTCCGCGAGGCCGTCGGCGCGGACGACGACTGCGCGGTGCTGTTCTGCGGCTCGGGCACCACCGGGGCCATCGACAAGCTGGTGGCGGTGCTGGGGCTGCGCATCCCGTCCGAGCTCGACGACCGCTGGCACCTGTCGGCGCAGATCCCCGCCGACCAGCGTCCGGTGGTGTTCATCGGCCCCTTCGAGCACCACTCCAACGAGCTGCCGTGGCGCGAGTCGGTCGCCGACGTCGTCACCGTGCCCGAGGACGCCAACGGGCACATCGACCTCGACCGTCTCGCCGCCGAGCTCGCGCGCTACGCCGACCGCCCGCTCAAGATCGGCTCGTTCTCGGCGGCCAGCAACGTCACGGGGATCGTCACCGACACCCACGCGGTCACGCGGCTGCTGCACGAGCACGGCGCGCTGGCGTTCTGGGACTTCGCCGCGGCCGCGCCGTACGTCGAGATCGAGATGACGCCGGACGACGACCCCGCCGCGGCCAAGGACGCGATCTTCCTCAGCCCGCACAAGCTCATCGGCGGCCCGGGCACGCCGGGCGTGCTCGTCGTCCGCAAGTCGTTGCTGCGCAACCGAGTTCCGGCCGTCGTCGGGGGCGGAACGGTGGCCTACGTGAACCCGGCCGAGCACGTCTACCTCGACTCCCCCGAGCACCGCGAGGAGGCGGGCACGCCCGCCATCGTGGAGTCGATCCGCGCCGGCCTGGTGTTCCAGCTCAAGCAGGCGGTCGGGATCGACGTGATCCGCGCGCACGAGGAGCACTTCCTGCGCTGCGCGGTGCGCACGTGGTCGCAGAACCCGGCGATCGAGATCCTCGGAAACCTCGACGCCGAGCGGCTGTCGATCCTGTCGTTCGTCATCCGGCGTCCGGGCGGCCAGTACCTGCACCACAACTTCGTCGTGGCGGTGCTCAACGACCTGTTCGGCATCCAGTCGCGCGGCGGCTGCTCGTGCGCCGGCCCCTACGGCCACCGGCTGCTCGGCATCGACCTCGAGCGCTCGCACGAGTTCGAGCAGGAGATCTCGCGCGGGTGCGAGGGCATCAAGCCGGGCTGGGTGCGGGTGAACTTCAACTACTTCCTGTCGCACGCCGTGTTCGACTACGTCGTCGCGGCCGTCGACGTCGTCGCGCGCGACGGCTGGCGACTGCTGCCCGACTACCGCTTCGAGCCGGCCACCGGCCTGTGGCGGCACCGCGGCGGGCCGGTCGAGCCGCCGCTGCGGCTGGGCGACCTGCACTACGACACCGACGGCGTCCTGCGCTACGACAGCCACGCCGAGCACGCGCCGGAGTCGACGCTGCAGGGCTACCTCGACGACGCGCGCGCCCTGCTCGCCAGCCGCCCCGAGCCGGACCTCACGCCGGGCTCGGGGCCGGATGACGAGTTCGACCGGCTGCGCTGGTTCGAGCTGCCCGCCGCATGCACCGCCTGA
- a CDS encoding DUF4233 domain-containing protein has product MSERPPRSLRRSFAAMVLVGEVLVVGFAALVAKDLSDVSGRTVALAAGVTALLAVLAAGLLRSRLGYVLGWLVQVVLVVSGVWVPMMFFIGIVFAVVWGFVLVAGGRADAVTAQRLAAARADVGPVDHVQ; this is encoded by the coding sequence GTGAGCGAGCGTCCGCCGCGGTCGCTGCGCCGCTCGTTCGCGGCCATGGTGCTCGTGGGTGAGGTGCTGGTGGTGGGCTTCGCCGCCCTGGTGGCCAAGGACCTCTCGGACGTGTCCGGCCGCACCGTGGCCCTCGCGGCCGGCGTCACCGCCCTGCTCGCCGTGCTCGCCGCCGGCCTGCTGCGCTCGCGCCTCGGGTACGTGCTCGGCTGGCTGGTGCAGGTCGTGCTCGTCGTGAGCGGTGTGTGGGTACCGATGATGTTCTTCATCGGGATCGTCTTCGCCGTCGTGTGGGGCTTCGTGCTCGTGGCGGGCGGTCGAGCCGACGCCGTCACCGCCCAGCGCCTCGCCGCCGCCCGTGCCGACGTTGGCCCCGTTGATCACGTTCAGTAG
- the mreC gene encoding rod shape-determining protein MreC, which translates to MVRRSPRRSRTVLAPLVVLTACLILLDLAAGPGGSTDRLRGAAAAVLGPAERLASGTWRALSDAGQGLTGSTRRQLDELRRENDALRLAARASDDDRRRAGELDALLHTAGLGGYRIVPARVVALAPQQAARQEVTLDAGSRDGIRREMTVLSGDGLVGRIVRVAPTTCDVLLLTDPTFSVGVRVESTGLVGVATGAGSSPMRLRLLDAQTTVEPGARLVTLGSVGGSPFVPGVPVGEVQSVRTSPGTLSRSGRVRPYVEPATTDLVGIVVQPPRTDPRDAVLPPRPQPSSSKGSS; encoded by the coding sequence ATGGTGCGCAGGTCGCCTCGCCGGTCCCGCACCGTCCTCGCCCCGCTGGTCGTGCTGACGGCCTGCCTGATCCTGCTCGACCTCGCTGCCGGGCCCGGCGGCTCCACCGACCGCCTGCGTGGCGCCGCGGCCGCCGTCCTCGGCCCGGCCGAGCGCCTGGCGTCCGGCACCTGGCGTGCGCTGTCGGACGCCGGGCAGGGCCTCACCGGCAGCACCCGACGCCAGCTCGACGAGCTGCGCCGCGAGAACGACGCGCTGCGCCTGGCTGCCCGCGCCTCCGACGACGACCGGCGCCGGGCCGGTGAGCTGGACGCGCTGCTGCACACCGCCGGGCTCGGTGGCTACCGCATCGTGCCCGCGCGTGTCGTGGCGCTGGCACCCCAGCAGGCCGCGCGTCAGGAGGTGACGCTCGACGCCGGGTCGCGCGACGGCATCCGGCGGGAGATGACGGTGCTGAGCGGTGACGGGCTGGTCGGGCGCATCGTGCGCGTCGCGCCGACGACGTGCGACGTCCTGCTCCTCACCGACCCGACGTTCTCGGTGGGGGTGCGGGTGGAGTCGACCGGCCTGGTCGGCGTGGCCACCGGAGCGGGGAGCAGCCCCATGCGGTTGCGGCTGCTCGACGCCCAGACCACCGTCGAGCCCGGCGCGCGGCTGGTGACGCTCGGCAGCGTCGGGGGCTCGCCGTTCGTCCCGGGCGTGCCGGTGGGCGAGGTGCAGTCGGTGCGGACGTCGCCCGGCACGCTGTCGCGCAGCGGCCGGGTGCGACCGTACGTCGAGCCGGCCACCACCGACCTCGTAGGCATCGTCGTGCAGCCGCCGCGCACCGACCCCCGCGATGCGGTGCTGCCGCCGCGGCCCCAGCCGTCGTCGTCGAAGGGCTCGTCGTGA